A segment of the Microthrixaceae bacterium genome:
AACGCCGCAAGAAACTGCTGTTGCTCGTCACCCAGAACGTCGACGGACTCCACCACGACTCCGGGGTCGACCCCGATCGCATCGTCGAGATCCATGGGACCATGCGCGAGGTGGTTTGCTTGTCGTGCGGGGCCCGCGAGCCCGCCGGGCAGACCCTCGAGCGCATCCGTTCCGGCGACCGGGATCCACACTGTCGCATGTGCGGCGATGGGATCTTGAAGTCCGCGACGATCAGCTTCGGGCAGAACCTCATCGAACGCGACCTCGATCGCAGCTTTGCCGCAGCGATGGACGCGGACCTCGTCATCGCGGTCGGGACCAACCTGTCGGTTTATCCGGTCGCCGGAATCGTTCCCGCCGCCAAGGACGCCGGGGCGCGCGTCGTCATTGTGAACGGGACCGAGACCGATATGGACCCGCTCGCCGACGTGATCGTGCGTGGATCGATCAGCGAGATGCTCCCCAAGATCTGCGGCGGCCCCGCCTGATCGTCAGCGGGCTCAGTCGCGCCACACGGCTCGCATCGACCCGACCGGCCGGTGAGCGCCGTCGAAAAGCACGGGAGCGGCCAACGAATCGAGCACCGGGTTCGCTGGAGCGTCCGGAATCCAACGTCGCAGCACCGCCATGGTTGCCACCCCCCACGCCCGAGGCGATCCGTCCTCGACCCGCACCGCAAGGCCGACTCCATCGCTGGTGCCGACCCCCACTCCCGCCTCGGCCGCCACCTTGGCGACGACCGCTCCCCCACTTGCCGCGATGAGTTCGCTGTCGATCTGCCCACGCTGTCGCACGGTGTAGGGATGCTGGCGCATCGCTTCGACGACACGACCCAGGCCATCGAGTCCGGCATCGTCGCCAGCGAGGCGACCAAACGCCCGGGCCACTGCGGAAAGCGGCACGCGATGGGTGGGCATGCCGCAGTTGTCGGCTGCGAGCACGGGCGACACGCCACACGCCGCGGCGACGGACTCATTCATCGCCCGTTGCACGGGGTGATCCAACTCGAGGTACCCGTCCACCGGCCACCCGGCTACGACGCAGAACGCCAGTGCCAACGCATGGTTTCCTGAACATTGATGCCGCACCAATCCACCTTGACCGTCGTCGCCGGTATGCACCGCGAACTCGTCGAGACGGGCGGCTGAAAGAATTTCGCGCACCAACCCGACGGGATAGGCCGAGCCGTCGTGGGAAGCACAGGCGACCGCCAAGTGTTCGTCGGTCAGCCCGAGTTCCTCGATGACCCCGGCCGCCGCGGCCGGGGCCGCCTGAAACGGCTTGGCCGCCGAACGCATGAAGATCGGCCAATCGGCATCGGCCGGCTTCGCCTCGCCGATCACCACACCAGCCCTGTCGACCGCGCACGCTCGGATTCGATGCACGCTCTCGACCAGGTCGCCCCGCAACACCTCCACGTTCAACATGGGGCCGACGCTACCGGGCACCGCTACCGGGCACCGCTGCCGGAACGACGCTTGCCGGGCACTATCTGCTGTCTTGCTTGAGGGCCGTGTCGACGCTGACCGCTGCGGCCACCGCCATCACGCGCAACGGCCCCTGCAACGTCGGGTCGATCTGAACGACGTAGTTGTCCGCCGAGGTGAACGTGGCTCTCGCCAGCCCCGAGAAGGTCTTGGTGATCCGGGCGATCTCGGCGCCGCCGGCGTCCTGGATGTTGAAATTCCATGCCCGCCAGTTCTCCGCATTGATCGACCCGAGACGTTGGCCCTCGACATTGAGCCCAAAGTGGATCTTGCCGAGCGCATTCTCCTGAACGATCTCGCCGATCGGCGTTCCCATCGCGTCGCTCACCTGCACCTTCGACTTCAGGAACTTCGCTGGTCGCACCATCGAAAAGATGATGTTGCCGGCCATGTCGACGACCTCATAGCGGTGGGTGAGGAACTGATCGACGTTGGTCGCAAACCGCAGCACCTTTCGAGCGGTCGACTGGCCGATCTCGCGAACCGCTCCCACCTGCGCTCCCGCCTGGTTCAACACGGCATATTCGTTGGTGAGCTCGACGAACTTCGCCTTCTGGCTGACGACGAGAACGGATTCGGTCATCAGGTGTCCGGTGCATCCGCCCGCGTCACCGGCATCGAGGCCGACCTTCGCCAACGACTTTTCAAACCGTTCCGCCGACAGATCCGCCCGCGGAACCGTCGCACCGCCTTGAGCGTTCACTTCTGCGAACGGAACGGCAGCGACCGGCTGGGGGTCGATCCCTTGTTGGCCGTTCGAGCACACATGGTCGGTCCACCCCGAACCGTCGAACCATCGCAGTTCGTGGCGTCCGTGCGGATCGGGGTACCAGTCGGCAGGGGCTGTCGGGCTCATCACGTCTCCAGATAGGTCGACCTCCCACCGTATCGGCAGCGCCCCCGCGTTCCACGCGACGGTGCCGCGCCTAAGGGCGCGGCACCGTCGCGGTCACCAGCGGTTTGGTGAGCCGGGCTCAGGTTGCGGGGACCTCGGGCGCAGCTGGGGCCGCCGAAGCGATGAACAGCTCCTGTTCGGAGTTCTTCGCTCCGCTGCCGGCATAGGTCGCAATTCCGTAGTTCGGGTTGGCGGATTCGATGGTGGACACCGTCAGCGTCACGTCGAAACTCCCATCAGCGCGGATGAGCGCGTATGCGGGGTCGGTCCCCTCGGGGCTCATGATGGAGAACGACGGCTCGGGCATCGCCCACACCGTGCCGGTACCGTTGCTTCCCACGGTTCGGGTGCTTCCAGCAGCACCGGTCGATGGCTGCCACACGTCGGCGAAACGGCCCCAGGCCACATAGACGCCAGCCGGCTGACCAGCGAGCGGGAGTCGCGTTCCGGTGGCGGAGGGCAAGAATCCCTCACCACGCACGTTGACGGTTTGACCCTCAACCGGCGCCTCGGGCAGGTCGGCGGTAACACGAGGAGCGAAGGTCACCCGCTCGATGACCTCATGCTGAGCGAAGGTCGGCCCGCCACCCGGGTAGGACACGACGCCGTAGGCGTTGGTTCCGGTGGTCGTGGGGGCAACGTCGATCGTGAACTCGAAGCTACCGTCCTCGTTCATGAGCACCGCCTGCTCGGCGTTCTGCCCGCCGAGCGCGACGAGTGCGTCGTAGCCCTCCTGGGGAAGCACCCAGCGCTGAACGATGGTCTGACGAGACGGCGAAGCAGCGCCCGTGCTCGGGGCCCATTGATCGGCATACTTGCCGAAGTTCACGTAGACCCCGGTGGGTTTGCCGGCCAGCGGCGGGCGAGTTCCGACATAGGCGTCGGGGTCGTAGCCCGAACCGGTGACGGTGATCGTGTCTCCAGCGGCGTTGAGACCCGAGGTCTTCGACAAGGTCAACGTCGGCTCCGGATCCGGGGTCACGACCTCGATGGTCGTGGTGGTCGGGGTCGTCGGTGTCTGCTGGGGAAAGCAGGCGGTGAGCGCCAAGGCGCCCACCGCGACACCGAGGCCCAGACGACGGAGGCCGGCACGCGTGGGCACCGACTGTTCGGACGAGTTCGAAGCGTTCATGATTCCTCGTGTTCGACTTGGCTGGCAGGTGGCCCGTCCTCAACGCGCCACTCCCCAATGGCCGTTACCACAACAGCCGTTGTTCGGTTTGCCTTACGATTCCCGAGAACTGCAACTTTCATTTGAGGTTGCGCTCGTCGATCACACCCGCAGACGAACGCTGCACCTGCCCGAGCTCTCAGACGAGCGACCAGCGATCGGTTTTTCCACTATGGTGTGGAAGATTCTGCGGAGCTGACCCGATGGGGAAGGGCGAGAGGCCCCGGCTCGCGGTGACACAGCACAGTCAGCGGCCCGACCCACGATGCCAGTGGACGTTCGACGCCGCAGTTTCCGCGAAGGAGTTCCTCTTGACCATCCAACCGTCGACCACCGAGTCGGACCGTCACCCTTACCTGCAGCTTCTGCGCGAACGCGTCGTGGTCTTCGATGGCGCCGCGGGCACCTACCTGCAACAGGTCGGCCTGACCGCCGACGACTTCGGCGGTGAGGCCCTCGACGGGTGCACCGACCTTCTGTCGGTCACCCGGCCCGACGTCATCGCCCAGATGCACGCCGACTACTTCGCCGCCGGCGCGGATGTCGTCGAGACGAACAGCTTCGGCGCATTCGGCATTCCGCTCGGCGAATACGACCTGCAAGACCGAACCCACGAGATCAACTTCGCCGCGGCACGTACCGCCCGCGACGTGGCCGACTCGTTCTCCACCCCCGACCGTCCGCGATTCGTCGCCGGATCGATGGGACCCGGCACCAAGTTCGCGACGCTCGGACAGGTCTCCTACGCCGCGCTGCGCGACCTCTACGAGGAACAAGGAATCGGCCTCCTCGAAGGCGGGGTCGACCTGTTCATCATCGAAACCCAGTTCGACCTGCTCGGCATCAAGGCGGCGATGAACGGCGTTCGACGGGCGATGAAACGGGTCGGACGCGAGGTGCCGATCCAGACCCAGGTGACCATCGAGACCACCGGGCGCATGCTGCCCGGAACAGAGATCGCCGCAGCGCTCGGCGCCCTCGACCCGATGCGGCCCGATGTCATCGGGCTCAACTGCGCAACTGGCCCCTCGGAGATGGGTGAGCACATTCGCTACCTCTCCCAACACAGCCGAATACCCATCTCGGTGCTGCCCAACGCCGGGCTCCCCTCGGTGGTCGACGGCAAGATGCACTACGACCTCGGCGCCGAGGACTTCACCGCGCAGGTGACACGATTCGTGACCGATTTCGGGGTACGGGTCGTCGGCGGGTGCTGTGGCACCACACCGGAGTACATCCGCCAACTCGCAGAGGCCGTCGCTGCGGCCGAGCCCGCCCCGTTGAACCCGCAGCATCAGGACGGCGCCACCTCGATCTACAGCTTCCAGCCCTTCGGATCCGAGGAAGGCGACAACGCGTCGACCGCTTTCTTGATGATCGGCGAACGAACCAACGCCAACGGTTCCAAAGCCTTTCGCGAAGCGATTCTGGCCGAGGACTGGGACACCACGGTCTCGATCGCCAAGGCTCAGATCTCCGATGGCAGCCACGTGCTCGACCTGTGCGTCGACTACGTCGGACGAGACGGCACGATCGACATGGACCAGATCGCACAGCGTTTCGCGACCCAGTCGACGGTGCCGCTGGTGCTCGACTCCACCGAACCGGAAGTGCTCGAATCGGGCCTGCAGTGGCTCGGCGGTCGCGCCATTCTCAACTCGGCCAACCTCGAGGACGGCGACGCCGAGGGAAGCCGGATGGACCGGGTGTTCACCATGGCCCGCGAGTACGGCGCCGCGGTCATCTGCCTTCTCATCGACGAGGAGGGGCAGGCGCGCGACGTCGAATGGAAGGTCCGGGTCGCTCATCGCCTTCACGACATCGCCATCAACCGCTACGGGCTGGAGCCGGGCGACCTCATCTTCGATGCCTTGACCTTCCCGCTGTCCACCGGCGACGAAGACCTGCGAAACGACGCGGCCGCCACCATCGAGGCCATCCGCCGAATCCACGCCGAGCTTCCGGGCGTGTACACCACCCTCGGGCTGTCGAACGTGAGCTTCGGGCTATCCCCCGCGAGCCGCCACGTGCTCAACTCGGTGTTCCTCGCCGAGTGCATCAAGGCCGGACTCACCTCTGCCATCGCGCACGCGTCGAAGATCATTCCCCTGTCCCGCATCCCCGATGAACAGCGCGACGTGTGCCTCGATCTCATCTGGGACCGGCGGGGCACCGCAGGAGCGTTGTCGAACGGCGACCCGAACTACGACCCACTTCACCGGCTCCTGGAGATCTTCGCCGACGTACAGGTGGAGGCCGTCGTCAAGGAGGACCGCTCCGACTGGCCGGTTGAGCGGCGCCTGTCGACGCGCATCATCGACGGCGATTCCGAAGGCCTCACCGACGATCTCGACGAAGCGATCGCCGGAGGCCTCGCCCCCCTGGCCATCATCAATGATGTCCTGTTGGAGGGGATGAAGGTCGTCGGTGATCTCTTCGGCAAGGGGGAGATGCAACTGCCCTTCGTGCTGCAGTCGGCCGAGACGATGAAGCGGGCAGTCGCCTATCTGGAGCCGATGATGGACAGCTCCGAGGCGGGCGCGGGCAAGGGCAGGGTCGTGTTGGCCACCGTGAAGGGCGACGTTCACGACATCGGCAAGAACCTGGTCGACATCATCCTCACCAACAACGGCTACGAGGTGCACAACCTCGGCATCAAGGTGTCGATCGCCGAGATGATCGACAAGGCGCTTGAGGTCGAGGCCGACGCTATCGGCATGAGCGGCCTGCTGGTGAAGTCGACGCTCATCATGCGCGACAACCTCGAGGAGCTCAACGCCCGCAACCTGTCGAAGATCCCCGTGATGCTCGGCGGCGCGGCACTCACCCGCACCTACGTCGAGCGCGACCTTCGCGAGGTCTACACGGGCCGCCTTTTCTACGGAAAGGATGCGTTCGAGGGCCTCCATGTCATGGACAAGCTCGGTCAGATCAAGGCCGGCACCGTGGTCGACGACGCCTGGGGGGTCGAGCCGGGAGGTCGAGCCCTGCCCAAGCGCGAGAAAGTTGAAATCGACCCCGCCACCATCCCTGCCCGCTCCCCCGAGGTGGCCGCAGACAACCCGGTGTTCGCGCCGCCCTTCCTTGGGAGTCGCATCGTGAAGGGGTTGGCGATCGACGACATTGCGCCCTTCATCAACGAGACGACGATCTTTCGCAACCAGTGGCAGTTCCGGCCCGAGAACGGCGAAACCGACGAGCAGTTCAAAGAGCGACTGCGTCCCGAGCTTCGCGCCCGACTGGCACAGTGCAAGGCCGAGGAACTGCTCGTTCCCCAGGTCGTCTACGGATACTTCTGCGCCAACTCCATCGGCGACGACCTCGTCATCTGGTCCGATGAGACGCGCACCGAGGAGCTGGGCCGGTTCCACTACCCCCGCCAGCAGGTGGAACCGTGGCTGTGCATCGCGGACTTCTTCCGCCCCTACGACGACGGGGCCGGCGAACTCGACTACGCCGCGTTCCACATCGTCACCATGGGGCCGCGCATCTCTGAGTACTGCGCGCAGCTGTTCGCCGACAACCGCTACAACGACTACCTGCGGTTTCACGGAATCGGTGTGGAGATGGCCGAGGCCCTCGCCGAGTACTGGCACAAACGCATCCGAACCGAATGGGGATTCGTCGACGAGGACGGACCGACCACGATCGGACTTTTCCGCCAGCAGTACCGTGGCGGGCGCTACTCGTCCGGATACCCGGCGTGCCCGAATCTCGAGGACAATGCGCTCATCAACGACCTGCTCGACGGCGGGCGCATCGGCCTTGAGGTGTCGGAGGAGACCGGCTGGCAATACCACCCCGAACAGAGCACCTCGGCGCTCATCTGCCACCATCCACGGGCGAAGTACTTCGTCGCTCGGTGACGCCGGGCGCCCTCCGACCCCTCAAGAGGTTGCGATGAGCAGGTTCCGATGAGCAGGTTCCGATGAGCAGGTTCCGATGAGCAGGTTCCGATGAGCATGCTTCGACTCCGGCGCGGTTTGATCGCCGGAGTCGTCGCGTGCGCGATCGTCGCGGGATGCGCTGGCCGAGACGAAGGTGACGACGGGCACCGAGCTGTCGGCACCCCGTCGACGACAACCTCAGCGCCGGTTCCCGACGCCCTATCCCGTGCGTCCTTCGCCCCCTATGAACCGCTGTGGACCGCACGGGACTGTGGCGATCCAGGTTCGACCGCGTCGCCGATCGATCCGAACATCGAAGTGTCCTGTGGGACGCTCACCGTTCCGGAGAACCGACGTGAGCCACAGGGCAACCTCGTCGAGTTGGCCGTGCGCAGAATCGGCTTTGTCGGCGAGGGTGCTGCCCCCGACCCCGTGGTGTATCTCCATGGCGGGCCGGGCAGTGGCGTGTACCAATCCGGCTCCGCCCGGTGGGAACGTTTGGCTCACGAACTTCGGCGCGAGGTGATCGTCTTCGACCAACGCGGCGTCGGGGCGTCGTCGCCGAACCTCAACTGCCCCGAACGCGAGGACGCGTTCATCGAAGTGCTCTCTGGCACCGCCGGATGGGACGTCGAACTGGCGAACATCCAGACCGCGCTTTCCACGTGCTTCGAACGGCTGAACGCCGCCGGACACGACCTGAGTCAGTACAACACGTTCGCCAACGCCGCCGACCTGGCCGACCTGCGCGTCGCGCTCGGAATCGACGCCTGGAACCTCTGGGGTGTGTCCTATGGGACTCGTCTCGCGCTCACCGCCCTGCGTTTCTTCCCCGAGGGAATCCGTTCGGTCGTACTCGACTCGGTTTCTCCGCCGAGTGCCGCGAACGTCTACGGATCGTTGGTATCTGGGCGAGAGGCCTTCGACAGGCTCGCGAACGGCTGCGGCACCGAACCCGCGTGCAATGAGCGCTTTGGCGACATCCGCCCCGCTATCGACGCGATCTACGCGGCGATGAACGAACAGCCCGCCGAAACCGACCTCACGGTTGGCGACCAGAACCTGCACCTGCGTCTCGACGGATCCGATGCGATCGCCGGGCTGTTCAACGCGATGTATGACACCACGCTGATCCCGCAGTTGCCAGCGGCGATCACCGATCTCGCAGCGGGCGGCCGGGGCATCGTGGCGATGATCGCCCAGGTCGGCATTCCGTTCATCAACTCGATGACCGAGGGCGCCTACCTGTCCTACGAATGCGCCGACAACACCGCTCGGATCGAGCCTTCTGAGGTCGACTCGCTCATCGAGGATCCCGGCGAGGCGGCGACGTTGCTGTTGGCCGGCTGGAACCTGTTCTGCGAACAGTGGCCGATCGAACCGTTGCCCGTCGAATTCGGCGACGTCGTCACCCGTGACCTGGTACCGGATGACGTCGCGGTCATCGTGTTCGCCGGGGAATACGACCCGATCACTCCGAGCGATCGTTCCCGTGAGGTTGCCGAAGCCATCGATGCCCTGGCGTTCGTCGAGATCCCCCGAGGCGGCCACGGGGCGCAGTCGTCCAACTCGTGCACCAAGGGCCTCTTCCTGCGATTCATCAACGACCCGACACAGCTCGACACCACCTGCGTCGCGTCGATTCCCGTCGTTCCGTTCGCGTAGCCGACTTTGAAGGGCCGAGCGCATCGGGACCTGGTTGCTCGGGAATTCTCGAGGGCTTGCGGTGTCTCGGGCTTCGTTGTCGGGGGTCGCGTTTAGTATCAAACGCATGTTCGAGGACTTCGACAGCGAACTGAATAGCCTGGGTGCCGGGATCGACGATGTGGCGGTCCTGTTCGAACTGCAACGCCGTTTGGATCTGCACATGATCGACGTGTTGGGCGAACTGGATGCCGTTGGGATGACCGACGTCGTCGAAGGCCTGTCCACCAAAGCGTGGGTGTCCAAGACCGCTCGTTGCTCGGGGGTGACCGCGGCCCGACGGGTTTCGGTGGCTCGGGCGGTGCGGCGCCGGTATCGGCCCGACGTGTTGGACCGGCTCCGCTCCGGTGTCGTGGGGTTTGATCATCTGGTGGTGATCGGACGGTGGTCGAACCCGCGGATCGAACCCACCTGGTCCGACAACGCCGGACCAATGCTGGACCTCGCGGAACATTTGACGTTCGCGAAATGGGAAAAGGTCATCGCCGCGTTGGCACGCCTCGTCGATACCGACGGCACCGAACCCGCCCCACCCGCCGAAAAGTCCTGGCTCGACCTACGCGACATTCACGGCCCCGACGGTGTCATCGGCGTGGATCGCCTGAGTTCTTCGGCGACTGCCGCTGCGGAGGTTGTTCGCCAGGTTATCAACGACGCCACCAAATCGTCACCGTGCCGTCCGCAACGATGCCGAACACCAGACGCGGTCACCGTCGACATCGGAATCTCAGTTGCGGGCCAAAGCGTTGATGGACCTGTGCCGGTTCGGCACCCAGTTCACCCTGTCGGGTAAACACCGGCCAGGAACCGCCGAAGTCACCATCATCTTGCAGGCCGACGAACACGGCGAACCACGCGCGTATTCGCCTACGGGTGATCCACTGACCGTGACGTGATCGAACGGATGATGTGTATCCAGAATGGTTTTTCGTCCTGTTGACTCGTTGGGTCAACTGTTGGATGTTGGCCATAGCGTGCGGTTGGCGACCGATGCTCAACGCGCCGCACTCGCCGCCCGGGACGGGGGGTGTTGTTTCCCCGGCTGTGAAGCTCCCGCACACCACACCGAAGCCCACCATGTTCGCCATCACCGCAACGGCGGTGCCACCGCGGTGAACAACCTGGCGTGTCTGTGCCGACACCACCACGGACTCGTACACCGCGTCGGATGGGCCATGCACATCACCACCGACGGATGGACCCTCTACACCCACCCCTGTGGCATCACCATCTGGGGGCAACAACACGGGGTACAACGCCAAGGCCCCATCCCCGAAGAACTCGCGGCAGAACCCGAACCACCGGCCCGACCCAAAGTGACAACCCGCGGCGGGACCGTCGATTTGGGCGACGCGATCGCCACCATCCGGCACCGCTACGACCGCATGACCGCCACCCCCAACACCCGCATGTACCGACCCCACGACGCCCGCAGGTCCGCCTCCAGCCGAGGCTCGGGCAGGACCGGACGAACCGGCGGAGCGACGAGGGCAGGGCGACGAACCACCGCCGGGCAACTCTCACTCACCCCGACCAAACCACCCCAACCACCGATACGCCAATGAACCGGCGGCCCCAAAGAACCGGGTCCGACCGAGGGCGACCTCGACACAGCAACTGAACACAGCAACTGAACACAGAAACTGAGCACAGCACCAGACGACAGCGTCCGCACGATCGGTTCGTGCTGATCGTGTTCCCGCGCGCCTGCCCGTGCCGGTGCGCCCGCGCCGGTCGAATCGGCCGCTCGGCGTTCGTGCCTACGCCTGGTTGAGCACCAACCTTGCGACAAGGTCCTGGCTGAAGCCGGTGAGAATCGCCAGGTACAACAGGCCGGTCGCCGCCATCACCGCGCTGTAATAGCGCTCCTTGAGTGCCAGGCGTGTGACGCGACACAGCACGATCGTCGCGAGCGCGCTCGCCGCCCAATACCAGCCGAGCATCCCGTTCCATCCATCGTCGATCTCGCCGGTGATGACCGCAACCATCCCGGGTGGAATGACGAGCGTCGCCAGGTGAACCGGCCAGACCCACGTCAGCCAGTCGACGAGTTCGATCAGCGGGCGACGCGGCAGACCGGGCTGGGTCAGGTACCAGTGCCCGAGCAACATCGCGTCCGACACCGCTCCGAGGAAGAACGCCCCGGCGACCACTCGTGCCACCTGAAGCCATGCTGGCGAACCCGCATCGATTCCACCAGCAACCAAACCTGCGAAACCAAGGATCGGGGCGATGAGGTCGAGCGCGGGCGCGAACTCCGGCACCGAGTCGTCGAAGTGCTGCTCGGACCGATCGATCCCGGTCATCTCGACGATCCGTTGGCTCTTGCGCTGCTCCTGTTCTCGCTGATGCAACACCCCGGCACGGCGGCGCTGCCAGCTCAC
Coding sequences within it:
- a CDS encoding HNH endonuclease, producing MGQLLDVGHSVRLATDAQRAALAARDGGCCFPGCEAPAHHTEAHHVRHHRNGGATAVNNLACLCRHHHGLVHRVGWAMHITTDGWTLYTHPCGITIWGQQHGVQRQGPIPEELAAEPEPPARPKVTTRGGTVDLGDAIATIRHRYDRMTATPNTRMYRPHDARRSASSRGSGRTGRTGGATRAGRRTTAGQLSLTPTKPPQPPIRQ
- a CDS encoding DUF2510 domain-containing protein, which encodes MSPTAPADWYPDPHGRHELRWFDGSGWTDHVCSNGQQGIDPQPVAAVPFAEVNAQGGATVPRADLSAERFEKSLAKVGLDAGDAGGCTGHLMTESVLVVSQKAKFVELTNEYAVLNQAGAQVGAVREIGQSTARKVLRFATNVDQFLTHRYEVVDMAGNIIFSMVRPAKFLKSKVQVSDAMGTPIGEIVQENALGKIHFGLNVEGQRLGSINAENWRAWNFNIQDAGGAEIARITKTFSGLARATFTSADNYVVQIDPTLQGPLRVMAVAAAVSVDTALKQDSR
- the metH gene encoding methionine synthase, translating into MTIQPSTTESDRHPYLQLLRERVVVFDGAAGTYLQQVGLTADDFGGEALDGCTDLLSVTRPDVIAQMHADYFAAGADVVETNSFGAFGIPLGEYDLQDRTHEINFAAARTARDVADSFSTPDRPRFVAGSMGPGTKFATLGQVSYAALRDLYEEQGIGLLEGGVDLFIIETQFDLLGIKAAMNGVRRAMKRVGREVPIQTQVTIETTGRMLPGTEIAAALGALDPMRPDVIGLNCATGPSEMGEHIRYLSQHSRIPISVLPNAGLPSVVDGKMHYDLGAEDFTAQVTRFVTDFGVRVVGGCCGTTPEYIRQLAEAVAAAEPAPLNPQHQDGATSIYSFQPFGSEEGDNASTAFLMIGERTNANGSKAFREAILAEDWDTTVSIAKAQISDGSHVLDLCVDYVGRDGTIDMDQIAQRFATQSTVPLVLDSTEPEVLESGLQWLGGRAILNSANLEDGDAEGSRMDRVFTMAREYGAAVICLLIDEEGQARDVEWKVRVAHRLHDIAINRYGLEPGDLIFDALTFPLSTGDEDLRNDAAATIEAIRRIHAELPGVYTTLGLSNVSFGLSPASRHVLNSVFLAECIKAGLTSAIAHASKIIPLSRIPDEQRDVCLDLIWDRRGTAGALSNGDPNYDPLHRLLEIFADVQVEAVVKEDRSDWPVERRLSTRIIDGDSEGLTDDLDEAIAGGLAPLAIINDVLLEGMKVVGDLFGKGEMQLPFVLQSAETMKRAVAYLEPMMDSSEAGAGKGRVVLATVKGDVHDIGKNLVDIILTNNGYEVHNLGIKVSIAEMIDKALEVEADAIGMSGLLVKSTLIMRDNLEELNARNLSKIPVMLGGAALTRTYVERDLREVYTGRLFYGKDAFEGLHVMDKLGQIKAGTVVDDAWGVEPGGRALPKREKVEIDPATIPARSPEVAADNPVFAPPFLGSRIVKGLAIDDIAPFINETTIFRNQWQFRPENGETDEQFKERLRPELRARLAQCKAEELLVPQVVYGYFCANSIGDDLVIWSDETRTEELGRFHYPRQQVEPWLCIADFFRPYDDGAGELDYAAFHIVTMGPRISEYCAQLFADNRYNDYLRFHGIGVEMAEALAEYWHKRIRTEWGFVDEDGPTTIGLFRQQYRGGRYSSGYPACPNLEDNALINDLLDGGRIGLEVSEETGWQYHPEQSTSALICHHPRAKYFVAR
- a CDS encoding DUF222 domain-containing protein is translated as MFEDFDSELNSLGAGIDDVAVLFELQRRLDLHMIDVLGELDAVGMTDVVEGLSTKAWVSKTARCSGVTAARRVSVARAVRRRYRPDVLDRLRSGVVGFDHLVVIGRWSNPRIEPTWSDNAGPMLDLAEHLTFAKWEKVIAALARLVDTDGTEPAPPAEKSWLDLRDIHGPDGVIGVDRLSSSATAAAEVVRQVINDATKSSPCRPQRCRTPDAVTVDIGISVAGQSVDGPVPVRHPVHPVG
- a CDS encoding asparaginase: MLNVEVLRGDLVESVHRIRACAVDRAGVVIGEAKPADADWPIFMRSAAKPFQAAPAAAAGVIEELGLTDEHLAVACASHDGSAYPVGLVREILSAARLDEFAVHTGDDGQGGLVRHQCSGNHALALAFCVVAGWPVDGYLELDHPVQRAMNESVAAACGVSPVLAADNCGMPTHRVPLSAVARAFGRLAGDDAGLDGLGRVVEAMRQHPYTVRQRGQIDSELIAASGGAVVAKVAAEAGVGVGTSDGVGLAVRVEDGSPRAWGVATMAVLRRWIPDAPANPVLDSLAAPVLFDGAHRPVGSMRAVWRD
- a CDS encoding Sir2 family NAD-dependent protein deacetylase, with protein sequence MSETTASADPIEHATLLVDQAERILVLSGAGISTDSGIPDFRGPKGVWTRNPDAEKLSSIEYYLADPEVRVRAWQARIDNPAWGAIPNRGHDAVRHLERRKKLLLLVTQNVDGLHHDSGVDPDRIVEIHGTMREVVCLSCGAREPAGQTLERIRSGDRDPHCRMCGDGILKSATISFGQNLIERDLDRSFAAAMDADLVIAVGTNLSVYPVAGIVPAAKDAGARVVIVNGTETDMDPLADVIVRGSISEMLPKICGGPA
- a CDS encoding alpha/beta hydrolase — encoded protein: MSMLRLRRGLIAGVVACAIVAGCAGRDEGDDGHRAVGTPSTTTSAPVPDALSRASFAPYEPLWTARDCGDPGSTASPIDPNIEVSCGTLTVPENRREPQGNLVELAVRRIGFVGEGAAPDPVVYLHGGPGSGVYQSGSARWERLAHELRREVIVFDQRGVGASSPNLNCPEREDAFIEVLSGTAGWDVELANIQTALSTCFERLNAAGHDLSQYNTFANAADLADLRVALGIDAWNLWGVSYGTRLALTALRFFPEGIRSVVLDSVSPPSAANVYGSLVSGREAFDRLANGCGTEPACNERFGDIRPAIDAIYAAMNEQPAETDLTVGDQNLHLRLDGSDAIAGLFNAMYDTTLIPQLPAAITDLAAGGRGIVAMIAQVGIPFINSMTEGAYLSYECADNTARIEPSEVDSLIEDPGEAATLLLAGWNLFCEQWPIEPLPVEFGDVVTRDLVPDDVAVIVFAGEYDPITPSDRSREVAEAIDALAFVEIPRGGHGAQSSNSCTKGLFLRFINDPTQLDTTCVASIPVVPFA